The genomic window CGGTGCACCCACGGCATCCGCACCCAGCACCGTGTAGGCGTTGATACGGACACGCACATTGGTGTAGGTGCTGCCTTCAAACACCACCGAGCCCAGGGTGAGGACCTTGCTGGCGGGGTCAAAGGCATTGGCCTGGGCGGTGCCACCGTCCACCCCCAGCAGGGTGTAAGACTGCACGGTGACCGCGGCATTTTTGAAACTGCCCAGCCCCTGCACCACCACCTGGTCCATGGCCAGGTAGTTGCTCAGCGCGTTGAACGAATCGACGGCATGGGCGCCCAAGGGGACCGCTAGCGCCAACACTGCGGCGGTTGCCGCCCTCCATGCAAACCGGCTTCTCTTCAACATAACGGCCCCTCAAAAAGTTCTCGCAGAGTATCGGCGTGTTGTCGGCAGGCGCCACCCGGAAATCTGCAACATTCTGTAGCACGGCGCGCACAAAACGTGCATGCCAGTGGCAAATGGGTGTTCATTACGCTTACCCCGTGCATGCCAAAAGATTCACACTATGAGCATCTTTAAACCTTGCGGAGCTCAATCGTGAACATCACCGAATCCCTGTTGTATGCGCTCAAGGCGCATGGTGCCACCCGTGTGTTTGGCATTCCCGGCGACTTTGCGTTGCCGTTTTTTCGCATCATCGAAGAGTCTGCCATCCTGCCGCTGCACACCCTGTCACACGAGCCGGGGGTTGGCTTTGCTGCGGATGCTGCGGCGCGGGCCAATTGCGCGTTGGGTGTGGCAGCTGTCACCTATGGCGCGGGCGCCTTGAACCTGGTGAACGCGGTGGCGTCGGCCTATGCCGAAAAGTCACCGCTGGTGGTGTTGTCCGGTGGGCCGGGCCACGGCGAGGCACGGTCTGGCCTGTTGCTGCACCACCAGGTCAAGACACTGGATTCCCAGCGCAAGATATTTGAAGAGATCACCTGCGACCAGATCTGCCTGGACGACGCCGCGCGTGCACCGGCCGACATCGCCCGTGTGCTGGCCAGCTGCAGGCGCCACTCCCGCCCGGTATACATCGAGCTGCCCCGCGACATGGTGGCCGTTGAATGTCTACCTGTGCCGACCTTGCCAGCGCCCCCGCGGGATACCGACAAGCTGGACGCCTGTGTGGATGAGGTGTTGCAGCGCCTGGCCCGGGCTGCGGCACCAGTTTTGATGGTGGGTGTAGAGGTGCGCCGTTTCGGCCTGGAGGACAAGGTGGCTGAACTGGCGCGCCGCCTGGGGCTGCCGGTGGTCACCACTTTTATGGGCCGGGGTTTGCTGGCCGAGGCGGATGCCCCGCTGATGGGTACGTATATGGGGGTGGCGGGCCTGCCCGAGGTGACACAGCTGGTGGAGTCGTCCGACGCCTTGTTGATGCTGGGCGTTATCGTCTGTGACACCAACTTTGCCGTATCGCACAAGTCCATCGACATGCGCAAAGCCATCCTGGCGTTTGACGCACAACTGAGCATCGGCCACCACACCTACGCCGATGTGGGCCTGGCAGATTTGGTAGACCATTTGCTGCAACGGGTGCAGGCCACAGACACACACTATGCCGTGGCCCGCCAGGTGTTCCCGCGTGGGCTGGTGGCCGATGGCGCCAGCATTGCCCCACACGACATCGCCACTGCCATCAACGACCTGATGGCGACCCATGGCCGCATGCCTATTGCATCCGATGTGGGCGACTGTCTGTTCACGGCCATGGACATTGACCACACCGCGCTCTTGGGCCCGGGCTACTACGCCACCATGGGTTTTGGCGTGCCGGCTGGTCTGGGCCTGCAGGCCGAGACAGGCCAGCGCCCGCTGATACTGGTGGGGGATGGCGCCTTCCAGATGACGGGTTGGGAGCTGGGCAATTGCAGACGCTACGGCTGGGACCCTATCGTGCTGGTGTTCAACAACGCCCGCTGGGAGATGTTGCACAGCTTCCAACCGGAGTCCACCTTCACCGACCTGGACGAATGGGACTTTGCCCACATGGCCACCGGCATGGGCGGCGCCGGGGTGCGGGTGCAGACCCGCGCCGAGCTGCATGCGGCGCTGGACCATGCCATTTCCACACGCGGCCAATTTCAGTTGATCGACATCAGGATTCCGCGTGGTGTGCTGTCACAGGCCTTGCAGCGGTTTGTGGCGGGGGTGAAGCGGCTCAACGCGGTGGAGTAGGCCCTGGCCGCGGGACTGCTGTTCTTAAATCAGTAAAACAGCGCCCAACACACCCGTGCCCAAGAGCAGTGCGGCAATGGGCAGGGTGATGCGCCGCAGTTCGGCTGAACCAAGGCCTATGGCCATGCCGCATTTGGTCAGGGTGTTGGCCATGACCGCAATCACAATGGCGCGCGCGGCCACGTGCAGGCTGGATGCATCACCGCTGGCCAGATTGGCCATGGCCAGCGTGATGGCGTCTACATCGGTCAGCCCGGCAACGGCGGCCGCCAGGTACAGGCCCGCGTCACCCAGGTAAACCTGCGCCGCCTTGGATACCAGCAGGATGACACCAAACAGCAGGCCAAATTTGATGGCGGCGTCCAGCTCAAACGGGTTGCTGCCAGGCTTGACCTCGCCGCGCTCGCGGCGCCGGTTGCGCTGCCACAACCAGTAACACGCAGCCAGGCTGGCCACACACAACAAGCCAATGGCCCAGGCGATCTGGCGGCCTAGCTCCCAGCTGATCAACGCGGTCATGATGGCCACACGGAAAAACATCACCGTCCACGCCAGCACAATGCCCAGGGCCAACGCTGAAGCGTCTTCCCCCTCTTGGCGGCTACGCTGCGAGAAACCCAGCGTGACCGCCGTGCTGGAGGCCAGTCCGCCCAACAGGCCGGCAATGCCGATACCGTGTTCGGCCCCCACCACCTTGATCAGCAGGTAGCTGCTGAAGTTCAGCGCCGATATCAGCACCACCATCAGCCATATCTTGTAGGGGTTGATCACGTCCAGCGGTGCCGGTCCGTAGTTGACGTCGGGCACCAGGGGTAACACGATGAGGGTGACGATGCAGAACTTGAGTGTGGCCTCCACGTCCGTGCTGTGTATACGGCTGGCCAGCTGGTGCAGCCAGTCTTTCAGCGCCAGAAGCAAGGCCATGGCCACCGCTATCCAGCTCGCCAGTTGCAACTGGCCGTAACTGCACAGCAGGCCCAGCACAAAGGCCAGTAGCGCCGAGACCTCGGTGGTCACACCAATGTCGCCGCGCCGCGCTGTGACCACGTACATGGCTACAACCAAGGCCGCCACCGCGACAAACAAGGCTAGCGCCATCCACACCAGCCCCAGCTGTTCACCCAGAAACCCCGCAATGGCGCCGCTGAGCGCAATCAGTGCAAAGGTGCGCACACCGGCACCACCGTCGCCCCCCTTGGTGCGCTCCCGCTCCAGGCCCAGCAGAATGCCCAGCCCGATGGCCACGGCAAAACGAAGCGCCAGATTGGTGGGGTCCATAACGTGGTGTGTGGTCAGCAAAGTGGCTTGCATTGTCACCCAAGCGCAGACGGCGTTTTGTCAGCTTTGCGAGGGCATGCGTGGTTTAGGATGGGGCATGAGCGAAACCACGTTTGACTACATCATTGTTGGGGGCGGCACGGCCGGTTGCCTGCTGGCCAACCGACTCTCTGCGGACGCATCGAAGCGGGTACTACTGATCGAGGCTGGCCGCAAAGACGACTACCACTGGATACACATCCCTGTGGGTTACCTGTACTGCATAGGAAACCCGCGCACCGACTGGCTGTACAACACCCAACCCGACGCCGGGCTCAATGGCCGCTCCCTGCGCTACCCGCGTGGCAAAACGCTGGGCGGCTGCAGCAGCATCAACGGCATGATCTACATGCGCGGCCAGGCGCGGGACTACGACAACTGGGGCCAACTGGTCGGTGATGCGACCTGGGGTTGGGAGCACAGCCTGCCCTACTTCATGATGCATGAAGACCACCACAAGGGCGCCAGCGCGTTGCATGGCGCGCGCGGCACGGCCCCGGCGCTGATGCAGAAGGACGGCAGCCTGTACCGCAAGCTGCTGCGCCACCACAACGCTGGCGGCGAATGGCGGGTCGAGAAACAGCGCCTGCGCTGGGATGTGCTGGATGCCTTTGCCCAAGCCGCCGTGCAGGCCGGCATACCCGCCACCGATGACTTCAACCGCGGCGACAACGAAGGTGTGGGCTATTTCGAGGTCAACCAGAAAGCCGGCTGGCGTTGGAACACGGCCAAGGCCTTTTTGCGCCCCACCTGTTACGCCCGACCCAACTTCGAGTTATGGAACAGCGCCCAGGTCGCCAAGCTCTTGATAGAACCAGCAACTGGCAGCAGCCCCCTGTGCTGCACCGGTGTGCAGGTGTGGGATGGGCAAAGTATGGTCGATGCGACCGCCAAGGCGGAAGTCATCCTGTGCGCCGGTGCTATTGGTTCGCCGCAGATCCTGCAGCTATCGGGCCTGGGGCCCGCGCAGCGGCTGCAGGCCCTGGGCATAACGGTAGAGAAAGACCTGCC from Rhodoferax sp. AJA081-3 includes these protein-coding regions:
- a CDS encoding GMC family oxidoreductase, with translation MSETTFDYIIVGGGTAGCLLANRLSADASKRVLLIEAGRKDDYHWIHIPVGYLYCIGNPRTDWLYNTQPDAGLNGRSLRYPRGKTLGGCSSINGMIYMRGQARDYDNWGQLVGDATWGWEHSLPYFMMHEDHHKGASALHGARGTAPALMQKDGSLYRKLLRHHNAGGEWRVEKQRLRWDVLDAFAQAAVQAGIPATDDFNRGDNEGVGYFEVNQKAGWRWNTAKAFLRPTCYARPNFELWNSAQVAKLLIEPATGSSPLCCTGVQVWDGQSMVDATAKAEVILCAGAIGSPQILQLSGLGPAQRLQALGITVEKDLPGVGENLQDHLQIRAVFKVQNTTTLNTQVQSLFGKAKIGLEYAFKRTGPMSMAPSQLGAFTRSDPDQPYPNLEYHVQPLSLDAFGQPLHGFNAITASVCNLNPTSRGTVHIKSAKFEDAPAIAPNYLSTEQDRKIAADSLRITRNIVAQPALKKYLPEEFKPGVQFQTDAELAKLAGDIATTIFHPVGTTKMGRADDAMAVVDARLKVHGVAGLRVVDAGIMPLITSGNTNSPTLMIAEKAAQWIMEDAAQAAQ
- the ipdC gene encoding indolepyruvate/phenylpyruvate decarboxylase, yielding MNITESLLYALKAHGATRVFGIPGDFALPFFRIIEESAILPLHTLSHEPGVGFAADAAARANCALGVAAVTYGAGALNLVNAVASAYAEKSPLVVLSGGPGHGEARSGLLLHHQVKTLDSQRKIFEEITCDQICLDDAARAPADIARVLASCRRHSRPVYIELPRDMVAVECLPVPTLPAPPRDTDKLDACVDEVLQRLARAAAPVLMVGVEVRRFGLEDKVAELARRLGLPVVTTFMGRGLLAEADAPLMGTYMGVAGLPEVTQLVESSDALLMLGVIVCDTNFAVSHKSIDMRKAILAFDAQLSIGHHTYADVGLADLVDHLLQRVQATDTHYAVARQVFPRGLVADGASIAPHDIATAINDLMATHGRMPIASDVGDCLFTAMDIDHTALLGPGYYATMGFGVPAGLGLQAETGQRPLILVGDGAFQMTGWELGNCRRYGWDPIVLVFNNARWEMLHSFQPESTFTDLDEWDFAHMATGMGGAGVRVQTRAELHAALDHAISTRGQFQLIDIRIPRGVLSQALQRFVAGVKRLNAVE
- a CDS encoding MgtC/SapB family protein, with amino-acid sequence MDPTNLALRFAVAIGLGILLGLERERTKGGDGGAGVRTFALIALSGAIAGFLGEQLGLVWMALALFVAVAALVVAMYVVTARRGDIGVTTEVSALLAFVLGLLCSYGQLQLASWIAVAMALLLALKDWLHQLASRIHSTDVEATLKFCIVTLIVLPLVPDVNYGPAPLDVINPYKIWLMVVLISALNFSSYLLIKVVGAEHGIGIAGLLGGLASSTAVTLGFSQRSRQEGEDASALALGIVLAWTVMFFRVAIMTALISWELGRQIAWAIGLLCVASLAACYWLWQRNRRRERGEVKPGSNPFELDAAIKFGLLFGVILLVSKAAQVYLGDAGLYLAAAVAGLTDVDAITLAMANLASGDASSLHVAARAIVIAVMANTLTKCGMAIGLGSAELRRITLPIAALLLGTGVLGAVLLI